One window of Nostoc sp. C052 genomic DNA carries:
- a CDS encoding formylglycine-generating enzyme family protein has translation MLFLDGYRIFLAKSPKDDPRIKYRQKVKRRINRSNCIIPAERILNSLPFQLNVAPIGEQIIDEPKPTVEKLDEFIEQNQVRDDEILGQQFITKSLANQFEFDIVKVDAQGKIVTSSRGCAELFAEKLGNGVVIEMVSIPSGKFFMGSSEDELERSEDESPQHPVTMQNFCISKYPVTQAQWKAVAELPQVNINLEANPSSWKGDRRPVEQVSWYDAVEFCSRLTAYTTRLYRLPSEAEWEYVCRAGTTTPFHFGETITSELVNYNANYIYARRVEGTYKEETTTVGSFNAANTFGLYDMHGNVWEWCLDDWHHNYEGAPNDSSPWFDKNNDHLSQKLGAVVMRGGSWYNIPNNCRSAYRLFSTDRNNHTDKIGFRIVCEVGRLI, from the coding sequence ATGCTTTTTTTGGACGGTTATCGGATTTTTTTGGCTAAGTCGCCCAAAGATGACCCCAGGATAAAATATCGTCAGAAAGTGAAACGGCGAATTAATCGCAGTAATTGTATTATTCCTGCTGAACGCATATTAAACTCGTTGCCTTTCCAATTGAATGTTGCACCTATAGGTGAACAGATTATTGATGAACCCAAGCCAACTGTGGAAAAATTAGATGAATTCATCGAGCAAAATCAAGTTAGAGATGATGAAATTCTTGGACAACAATTTATTACCAAAAGTCTTGCAAATCAGTTTGAGTTTGACATAGTAAAGGTGGATGCTCAAGGGAAAATCGTCACCAGCAGTCGGGGATGTGCTGAGTTATTTGCTGAAAAATTGGGTAATGGTGTAGTCATAGAAATGGTGTCCATTCCCAGTGGCAAATTTTTTATGGGTTCATCAGAAGATGAACTAGAGCGTAGTGAAGATGAAAGCCCTCAGCATCCAGTAACTATGCAGAATTTTTGTATCAGTAAATATCCTGTCACTCAAGCACAGTGGAAAGCCGTAGCAGAATTACCACAGGTAAACATTAACCTAGAAGCTAACCCATCAAGTTGGAAAGGGGATAGACGGCCTGTAGAGCAAGTATCTTGGTATGATGCGGTTGAGTTTTGCTCACGCCTTACTGCCTATACAACTCGGCTGTACCGCCTTCCCAGCGAAGCCGAATGGGAATATGTGTGTAGAGCTGGAACAACAACACCATTTCATTTTGGTGAGACAATTACATCAGAACTGGTAAACTACAATGCTAACTACATTTATGCCAGGCGTGTAGAAGGAACCTACAAAGAGGAGACTACAACTGTAGGCAGTTTTAACGCCGCTAACACATTTGGGTTATACGATATGCACGGTAACGTCTGGGAATGGTGTCTCGATGATTGGCATCATAACTATGAAGGCGCACCCAATGATAGCAGTCCTTGGTTTGATAAAAACAATGATCATCTTTCTCAAAAACTTGGAGCAGTCGTAATGCGGGGCGGTTCTTGGTACAACATTCCTAATAACTGCCGTTCCGCGTATCGCCTCTTCAGCACCGATCGCAACAACCACACCGACAAGATTGGTTTTCGTATTGTCTGCGAGGTTGGTAGGCTTATTTAG